A window of the Synechococcus sp. LTW-R genome harbors these coding sequences:
- a CDS encoding phycobiliprotein lyase: protein MNIEQFVAQSEGTWRSMRSGHSLAFQQFEEVLSEVQISRIEASDKEIKDLIQSSSLSQESEVSAPFRMTWAAESDWEPDDPNEVSSGSCLIVPIPSDGSKGVLLRSVGYAEAAPAESSYSFLSDGTFLLTTQYEQSIAEERIWFVSEHVRCRSSVLRTSAGSGVLQTSFASEVRRLSS, encoded by the coding sequence ATGAACATCGAGCAATTTGTTGCTCAAAGCGAGGGAACGTGGCGATCAATGCGATCTGGCCACTCCCTCGCTTTTCAGCAATTTGAAGAAGTCCTCAGTGAAGTTCAAATATCACGGATTGAAGCTTCCGATAAAGAGATCAAGGACTTGATTCAATCGTCGAGCCTCAGTCAAGAATCAGAGGTCTCGGCACCCTTTCGAATGACCTGGGCCGCCGAAAGCGATTGGGAACCTGATGATCCAAATGAGGTTTCATCCGGTTCATGTCTGATTGTGCCCATTCCAAGCGATGGCAGCAAAGGCGTTCTGCTTCGGAGTGTTGGCTATGCAGAAGCAGCGCCAGCAGAATCCAGCTACAGCTTTCTCAGCGACGGAACATTTCTGCTCACCACGCAATACGAGCAATCCATTGCCGAGGAACGCATCTGGTTTGTCTCGGAGCATGTTCGCTGCCGCTCCTCCGTGCTCCGCACATCGGCTGGATCAGGTGTGTTGCAAACGTCCTTCGCTTCTGAAGTGCGGCGCCTGAGCAGCTGA